From the Terriglobia bacterium genome, one window contains:
- the pgsA gene encoding CDP-diacylglycerol--glycerol-3-phosphate 3-phosphatidyltransferase, whose amino-acid sequence MNLPIALTLSRIFLVPVVVVVLLSSRFPIFPDLYAQYQEFIAVTLFLAAAITDSLDGYFARKRGQVTTLGILLDPIADKLLISAALISLVKTVPWVPAWLVVLIIGREFVVSGLRNIASAEGFTIDASELGKIKMILQVIAITLIIIGSKHKNFELLGRVALYLVGFFAVVSAVQYFRRFWGKVDSSIKERQRRRRSILLRRKMRRDVEVK is encoded by the coding sequence ATGAACCTTCCTATTGCACTAACACTCTCGCGAATTTTTCTGGTCCCCGTCGTGGTGGTGGTATTGCTCTCCAGCCGATTCCCGATCTTTCCGGACCTGTACGCCCAGTATCAGGAGTTCATCGCGGTCACGCTTTTTCTGGCGGCGGCCATTACCGATTCTCTCGACGGCTATTTTGCGCGGAAGCGGGGCCAAGTCACGACGCTGGGAATTCTTCTCGATCCCATTGCGGACAAACTCCTGATCTCCGCCGCCCTCATCTCCCTGGTGAAGACGGTCCCGTGGGTCCCCGCCTGGTTGGTGGTATTGATTATCGGTCGTGAATTTGTCGTGTCCGGCCTTAGGAACATCGCCTCCGCGGAAGGGTTCACGATTGATGCGTCGGAATTGGGGAAGATCAAAATGATCCTCCAGGTGATCGCGATTACGCTGATCATCATCGGGAGCAAGCACAAGAACTTTGAGCTGTTGGGACGGGTGGCGCTCTATCTGGTGGGGTTCTTTGCCGTGGTTTCCGCGGTCCAGTATTTCCGCCGGTTCTGGGGCAAAGTGGACAGCAGTATCAAGGAGCGTCAGCGTC